AGCTGCCGGAGTATCCTTTCGAGGAGGCTTTAGGAATACGTGCTAAAAAAACTGCTGAGGGAGACTGGATAATAAATGTCACCAATGGGGCTAAAAAATCTACTGAAGTTACCATCAAAATAATAGATCCAGAAACAGGCACTGTAAGGATGAGCACATTATTGAGCACCATCCCGGTGGCCAACGGGCGATTCAACGATAACAACAACAACTTAAAAATTAACGAAGGAGATAGCATACTTCTGTATAGCACGGCTCATGGCGGAATCGCTGAGGCAGGGGATCGGGTTGAGTTTCTGAAAGGTGAGGAACTCATCTCTCAAATCAAGGAATTGCCGTCATGAGAAAAGACCTGCGACGCATGAGAGTGATTATGGCGGAAAGCGAGGAGCGATAGAACACATCCACCGGTCTGGAGGTCGCGGGGGAGGCAGCGATGGGTGCGAAAACCGGTGCAGTTCTTGTCGTGGATGGCGGCCTCGCCGGTGTCCAGGCCTCGCGGGTTCTGGCGGAGCTCGGATTCAGGGTCCGCGTCCTCAGGCGCCCCCGCCACATTAGAAGCTAGCTTTGCACCGGCTAGCGCCTCTGCGCCCAGAAGTGCCCCAGCAAGGTGTCCCGAACGAGTTCTACATGGGCCTTTCGAGAAGGAAGGCGGTCCATGCGCTCTTCCCGGAGGCCATTCCGTTGAATGATGCGATGAATAGGCGCTGCTCTAACTCCTTAAACACAGGCGAGTGCAGTCTGTGCGGGACAGGCCGTACGCCATTAGGCACAAAGAAACAAAGAAATGCTGCCATCTTTGTACCAAAGAACAAAGTTCATATCTATCAGGAATATTCTCCACCGGGGGGTAGAGAATCACAGAGATACACTACCGTCAGGTTGGCTCCACGCCGGCAGGGCGGGAAACGGACGGTGATGAGGATGATTGGAAAAAAAATTAAAAAGGGCGACGTCGGCAGGTTCCTATCCAGTTTGGCAGGGGAGTACACTGTCATCGGCCCGGTCAAACACGGGTCCGTATTCATGTTTGCGGAAATCGACGATGAGCACCCGCCGGTTCTCGACTACCCGAGAACTGTGCTGCCGGTGAAGAAGTACCTGCACCCGCCCCGGGAGACGATGTTCGAGTTCAGAAAGGGCGAGTTCAGGGAAATGCTGCCCGAGTCGAGACTGGCTTTCTTCGGTCTCCATATCTGCGATATAAATGCCATCGTCCGGCTGGACATGGCCATGGCCAGCGACCCCTACTACTCTGCCCGCCGAGGCGGCATGCTGATAATGGGTGTTGAATGCAAGCCGAGCGAGGAGTGTTTTTGCAAATCAATGAACGCGGACAGGCTTCCCCACGGGGTTTGCGACCTCTTCTTCAGGGAAGAGGGCGACGGCTACATCGTATATGCCGGTACGGAGAAAGGTCGGAAGCTCCTCGGCTCCCCTCTGTTTCACGCTACGGACCTAGCTGTCACCGGGATTTCGGCGGAGTGTGAGGAGAAGAAACCGCTGGACTACGAGAAGGTCTGGCGCAGCTTCGCCAGAAACCACACCAACCCACTGTGGGACGAGATGGCCAGGCTCTGTCTCGGTTGCACCAACTGCACCACGGTATGCCCTCTCTGCTACTGCTACGATGTAGCCGATACCTCTGAAGTGGTTCCTGAGAACTCGCGACGCGAGCGTTTCTGGGACTCCTGCACCCTTCTGAACTTCGCCACCGTTGCGGGGGGCCACAAGT
This region of Thermoplasmata archaeon genomic DNA includes:
- a CDS encoding 4Fe-4S dicluster domain-containing protein, with amino-acid sequence MIGKKIKKGDVGRFLSSLAGEYTVIGPVKHGSVFMFAEIDDEHPPVLDYPRTVLPVKKYLHPPRETMFEFRKGEFREMLPESRLAFFGLHICDINAIVRLDMAMASDPYYSARRGGMLIMGVECKPSEECFCKSMNADRLPHGVCDLFFREEGDGYIVYAGTEKGRKLLGSPLFHATDLAVTGISAECEEKKPLDYEKVWRSFARNHTNPLWDEMARLCLGCTNCTTVCPLCYCYDVADTSEVVPENSRRERFWDSCTLLNFATVAGGHKFRPNIKDRFRNIYTHKFKSFVDEFGLPACVGCGRCIVYCPAGINMRANLEKLEVG